Proteins encoded within one genomic window of Brassica rapa cultivar Chiifu-401-42 chromosome A09, CAAS_Brap_v3.01, whole genome shotgun sequence:
- the LOC103842832 gene encoding protein FAM32A: MSAYDNVIGGKLKLKGKALDVKAGGVKKRKKKQKKHEEQALKITEHELIEGENVETLGKLMEEEEEEEGRSEKEDGKVQPDDEDDDLLTPAERRYIEQKQKLDVQKLAKEANKSHRNRIEDFNQYLANMSEHYDIPKVGPG; encoded by the exons ATGTCGGCATACGACAATGTTATTGGTGGGAAGCTAAAGCTGAAAGGGAAGGCCTTAGATGTGAAAGCAGGTGGAgtaaagaagaggaagaagaagcagaagaaacaCGAAGAGCAAGCTCTTAAGATTACTGAACATGAACTCATAGAAG GAGAAAACGTAGAAACATTGGGTAAAttgatggaagaagaagaagaggaggagggtAGGAGTGAAAAGGAGGATGGGAAAGTGCAAcctgatgatgaggatgatgatcTGTTAACGCCAGCAGAAAGAAGGTACATAGAGCAGAAGCAGAAACTGGATGTGCAGAAACTAGCCAAGGAAGCGAACAAGTCTCACCGTAACAGGATTGAGGATTTCAATCAGTATCTGGCTAACATGAGTGAGCACTACGATATCCCTAAAGTCGGACCTGGTTAA